One genomic region from Sphingobacterium multivorum encodes:
- a CDS encoding CotH kinase family protein: protein MKHRIKLGIYGIMLGTIIITSCTKKPADITGEKEVEELPILDKSIEASVPHIYINIEGSAEVVDKDTYLNAEVHIVGNGRFANMDKVKTKIKGRGNSTWSKPKKPYRLKLDKKAIVLGLPAAKDWVLLANYNDYTLMCNAVAMKMGKQLGMPYTNDIIAVDLTVNGEYRGNYNLTQQVEVKENRVDLGDGGVLWEIDNYFDEAYKFRSAKANLPVMLKDPDPESPEQFSTWKAEFQSFEDKLYEKSFPNNNYGEIFDKQQFVNFLIVNMLAWNNEVNQPKSVYMHKKVNGKYTMGPIWDFDFGFGFSEDHGRTYFNYLEMNLIRDDDERIGSKFYQHLLQDPDLRRLLTQTWKDYRSQKFEELMQFIEIYAAQIRDSQKKDFNIWKTGDNNLALNKAKLKTFLRQRVKVIDNYVMTL from the coding sequence ATGAAACATAGAATAAAGTTAGGAATCTACGGGATTATGCTAGGTACAATCATAATTACAAGCTGCACCAAAAAGCCTGCTGACATAACGGGGGAAAAAGAAGTTGAAGAATTGCCAATCTTGGATAAAAGTATTGAAGCAAGTGTGCCACATATCTATATTAATATCGAAGGCAGTGCCGAAGTGGTTGATAAAGATACTTATCTCAATGCGGAGGTTCATATTGTTGGTAATGGCAGATTCGCCAATATGGATAAAGTAAAGACAAAGATTAAAGGAAGAGGAAACTCTACCTGGAGCAAACCTAAAAAACCGTATCGGTTAAAATTGGATAAAAAGGCGATTGTACTTGGCCTCCCTGCAGCTAAAGATTGGGTTTTATTGGCAAATTATAATGATTATACCTTAATGTGCAACGCTGTAGCAATGAAAATGGGCAAACAATTAGGCATGCCTTATACAAACGATATTATCGCTGTTGATTTAACGGTCAATGGCGAGTATCGAGGAAACTATAATTTGACACAACAGGTGGAAGTGAAAGAAAACAGGGTAGATTTAGGAGATGGGGGCGTTTTGTGGGAAATAGACAATTACTTTGATGAAGCTTATAAATTTAGGAGTGCAAAAGCCAACCTTCCTGTAATGTTGAAAGACCCGGACCCAGAATCTCCGGAGCAATTTAGTACTTGGAAAGCTGAATTTCAGTCATTTGAAGATAAGCTGTATGAAAAGAGTTTTCCAAATAATAATTATGGAGAGATTTTTGATAAACAGCAATTTGTTAATTTTTTAATTGTTAATATGCTTGCCTGGAATAATGAGGTCAATCAGCCTAAAAGCGTTTACATGCATAAAAAGGTTAATGGGAAATATACGATGGGACCAATTTGGGACTTCGACTTCGGTTTTGGTTTCAGCGAAGACCATGGAAGGACCTATTTCAATTATCTAGAAATGAACTTGATCAGGGACGATGACGAACGTATAGGATCCAAATTCTATCAGCATCTTCTCCAAGATCCGGACCTAAGAAGATTACTAACGCAGACCTGGAAGGATTATCGCAGTCAAAAGTTTGAAGAGTTAATGCAATTCATCGAGATTTATGCCGCTCAGATTAGGGATTCTCAAAAGAAAGATTTCAATATTTGGAAAACAGGTGATAACAATTTAGCGCTCAATAAGGCGAAGCTAAAAACATTTTTGCGTCAAAGAGTGAAAGTGATCGATAATTATGTAATGACCTTATAG